A stretch of Tenrec ecaudatus isolate mTenEca1 chromosome 2, mTenEca1.hap1, whole genome shotgun sequence DNA encodes these proteins:
- the LOC142440264 gene encoding olfactory receptor 2G3-like has translation MGRDNSTSGGDFILVGFSEQPWLEKILFVFILIFYLLTVMGNGTIILVSHLDSQLHTPMYFFLTHLSFIDLTHVTCISPQMLFNLAGSDKSISFVGCVVQLLITLGLGGTECILLAMMAYDRYVAVCQPLHYVTLMPPQLCWTLASISWVVGFSNSLIHTPITMTFPRCGHHRINHFYCETPPVLQLACVDTASYRKEITVLSSVFLVFPLSLILVSYSRIAHSVLKMKTPGGRQKAFGTCGSHLMVVSIFYSTLIYMYMAPKPKLSQDVTQFVALLYNLTPPVMNPVIYTLRNRDVKEAIRKLVMRIEKRRTQTFHRFPYITEKEDISTGNLGGCYGFGIEYWACQ, from the coding sequence ATGGGAAGAGATAATTCTACTTCTGGAGGAGACTTCATCTTGGTAGGCTTTTCGGAGCAGCCATGGCTAGAAAAGATCTTGTTTGTGTTCATCTTGATATTTTACCTTCTTACAGTCATGGGTAATGGGACCATTATCCTGGTATCCCACCTGGACTCCCAGCTCCACACACCTATGTATTTTTTCCTCACTCACCTTTCCTTTATTGACCTCACACATGTGACCTGCATCAGTCCTCAGATGCTGTTCAACCTTGCGGGGTCAGACAAGTCCATCAGTTTTGTAGGCTGTGTGGTCCAGCTTCTCATCACCCTGGGTCTGGGGGGCACGGAGTGCATCCTTCTGGCCATGATGGCATATGATCGCTATGTTGCTGTCTgtcagcccttgcactatgtcacCCTCATGCCACCACAGCTGTGCTGGACATTGGCCAGCATATCCTGGGTTGTTGGTTTCAGTAACTCATTGATACACACCCCTATCACAATGACCTTTCCCCGATGTGGCCACCATCGGATAAACCATTTTTATTGTGAGACGCCCCCAGTGCTGCAGCTGGCCTGTGTGGACACCGCAAGTTACAGGAAGGAGATTACAGTGCTGAGTAGTGTCTTCCTTGTATTTCCTCTCTCACTAATCTTAGTCTCTTATAGTCGAATTGCCCATAGTGTGTTGAAGATGAAGACACCTGGGGGGCGACAGAAGGCCTTTGGGACCTGTGGCTCCCATCTTATGGTGGTGTCTATCTTCTACAGTACTCTCATCTATATGTACATGGCCCCAAAGCCAAAGCTTTCTCAAGATGTGACCCAGTTTGTGGCACTCCTGTACAACTTGACTCCACCTGTAATGAATCCAGTAATCTATACCTTGAGAAACAGAGATGTCAAGGAAGCAATAAGGAAGCTGGTGATGAGGATAGAAAAAAGGAGGACACAGACTTTTCATAGATTTCCCTATATTACAGAAAAGGAAGACATTTCCACAGGAAATTTGGGAGGATGCTATGGATTTGGGATTGAGTATTGGGCTTGTCAATGA